In a genomic window of Arthrobacter woluwensis:
- a CDS encoding ABC transporter permease produces the protein MKAVVPDQWYSHLAVAWVGLGDWQQMNRGREATVLVAPGADAGAADRADSRNGTVSAERTASFQALESFKSENGSLLLIQGFLYGISALVVGAFLSIWTVQRTRDIAVLKALGATQGYVFKDALAQALIVLLSGTVLGAVIGGLGGWFAGQAAPFVLGPLTIAGPVVGIVLLGLAGSALAVRKVTRVDPLLALGGS, from the coding sequence GTGAAGGCCGTCGTCCCGGACCAGTGGTACTCGCACCTCGCCGTGGCCTGGGTGGGCCTGGGCGACTGGCAGCAGATGAACCGGGGCCGCGAGGCGACCGTCCTGGTGGCGCCCGGCGCGGACGCCGGCGCCGCGGACCGTGCGGACAGCCGGAACGGCACCGTCAGCGCGGAGCGCACCGCGAGCTTCCAGGCGCTCGAGTCCTTCAAGAGCGAGAACGGCTCGCTGCTCCTCATCCAGGGGTTCCTCTACGGCATCTCGGCCCTGGTGGTCGGCGCGTTCCTGAGCATCTGGACTGTGCAGCGCACCCGGGACATCGCCGTCCTCAAGGCCCTGGGCGCGACGCAGGGCTACGTCTTCAAGGACGCCCTGGCGCAGGCCCTGATCGTGCTGCTGAGCGGCACCGTCCTGGGCGCCGTGATCGGCGGGCTGGGCGGCTGGTTCGCCGGACAGGCCGCGCCGTTCGTCCTGGGGCCGCTGACCATCGCCGGTCCCGTGGTGGGCATCGTGCTGCTGGGCCTCGCAGGTTCCGCGCTGGCGGTCCGCAAGGTCACCCGCGTGGACCCGCTGCTCGCGCTCGGCGGCAGCTGA
- a CDS encoding ABC transporter ATP-binding protein: MNTPALQLESVTVDYPDGAGTITALDRASLTVHQGEFLALTGPSGSGKSTLLAVAATLVKPTAGRILVDGREVQALGRKEQAALRREKVGIIFQQPNLLPSLTAVEQLLVTQHVRGFGGKTARASAEARARRLLAAVGLEGQEDKRPHQLSGGQRQRVNIARALMGEPSVLLVDEPTAALDEERSRAVVELLARITHEFGTATVMVTHDLEFVELCDREAHMRDGKLSEAAFA; the protein is encoded by the coding sequence ATGAACACGCCCGCACTGCAGCTCGAATCCGTCACCGTCGACTACCCGGACGGCGCCGGGACCATCACCGCCCTGGACCGGGCGTCGCTCACCGTGCACCAGGGGGAATTCCTCGCCCTGACCGGCCCGTCCGGCTCCGGGAAGTCCACCCTCCTGGCCGTCGCCGCCACGCTTGTGAAGCCGACGGCCGGTCGGATCCTGGTGGACGGCCGCGAAGTCCAGGCGCTGGGCCGGAAGGAGCAAGCGGCTCTGCGGCGCGAGAAGGTGGGCATCATCTTCCAGCAGCCGAATCTGCTGCCGTCGCTGACCGCCGTCGAACAGCTGCTCGTGACGCAGCATGTCCGCGGCTTCGGCGGAAAGACGGCCCGCGCGTCGGCGGAGGCCCGGGCACGTCGGCTGCTCGCCGCCGTCGGGCTGGAAGGGCAGGAGGACAAACGTCCGCATCAGCTGTCCGGCGGGCAGCGGCAGCGGGTGAACATCGCCCGGGCGCTCATGGGCGAGCCGAGCGTGCTTCTGGTGGACGAGCCGACGGCGGCGCTGGACGAGGAGCGCAGCCGCGCCGTGGTCGAGCTGCTGGCCCGGATCACGCACGAGTTCGGCACCGCGACGGTCATGGTCACGCACGATCTGGAGTTCGTCGAGCTCTGCGACCGCGAGGCCCACATGCGCGACGGGAAGCTCAGCGAAGCCGCGTTCGCCTGA
- a CDS encoding nucleotidyltransferase family protein — protein sequence MSDSLEDFVLSAVLDDPVCRGLLERLPGLGLDDWYLTAGAVFQNVWNARTGRNPGHGIKDYDVFYFDDTDLSWEAEDRVIRTADRLLAGLGETVETRNQARVHLWYEQKFGKSILPFRSAGDGIRGFASVTCSVGVTVRNGRYEVFAPYGLADTVGLRMVPNPLMAPRSVYERKVREYSERWPELSHEPWPGTRGHSMSDSGPGSDVM from the coding sequence GTGAGCGATTCACTCGAAGACTTCGTCCTGTCGGCCGTCCTGGACGACCCGGTGTGCCGCGGGCTCCTGGAGCGACTGCCCGGACTGGGCCTGGACGACTGGTACCTCACCGCGGGAGCCGTCTTCCAGAATGTCTGGAATGCCCGCACCGGACGGAATCCGGGGCACGGCATCAAGGACTATGACGTCTTCTACTTCGACGACACGGACCTGTCCTGGGAGGCCGAAGACCGGGTCATCCGCACTGCGGACCGACTCCTCGCCGGCCTCGGGGAGACGGTCGAGACCCGCAATCAGGCCCGTGTCCACCTCTGGTACGAACAGAAGTTCGGCAAGAGCATCCTCCCGTTCCGCTCCGCGGGGGACGGGATCAGGGGCTTCGCATCGGTCACCTGCAGCGTGGGCGTCACGGTGCGGAACGGCCGTTACGAGGTCTTCGCCCCGTACGGCCTCGCCGACACGGTGGGCCTGCGGATGGTCCCGAATCCCCTCATGGCGCCCCGGTCCGTGTACGAACGGAAAGTGCGCGAATACTCCGAACGCTGGCCGGAACTGAGCCACGAGCCCTGGCCCGGAACGCGGGGTCACTCGATGTCGGATTCCGGTCCCGGATCCGACGTCATGTGA
- a CDS encoding acetate/propionate family kinase, whose product MLILVINSGSSSLKYQVRDVDAGEVLLEGLVERIGQPDGDTPAAVPDHGAALEIVAARLHEVLGDRQVDAVGHRVVHGGERFAEPVLINNEVTRSIERLNPLAPLHNPAAVLGIRAITEKWPQLPQVAVFDTAYHRTLPEKAWRYAVPDWLYTRHGIRRYGFHGTSHQYVAARAAALLGEAPDEFNGVILHLGNGASATAVKGGASVDTSMGFTPLEGLVMGTRSGDIDPSILVFLGRQGLDADALDDLLNRESGLLGLGGSNDMRTLVDAAEAVGDDDATSSGVDPLRARRALEVAAYRLAKYVGAYHVAVGGAQAIVFTAGIGENSSPFRALVCEQLGALGIELDPELNAVRSKEPRVISTAASRIPVLVIPTNEEQAIAEATAEVVAG is encoded by the coding sequence ATGCTCATCCTCGTCATCAACTCCGGCTCCTCCTCCCTGAAGTACCAGGTGCGCGACGTCGACGCGGGGGAGGTGCTGCTGGAGGGCCTCGTGGAGCGGATCGGCCAGCCCGACGGCGACACGCCGGCCGCGGTCCCGGACCACGGCGCGGCCCTCGAGATCGTGGCGGCACGCCTGCACGAGGTCCTGGGAGACCGGCAGGTGGACGCCGTCGGGCACCGCGTGGTGCACGGCGGCGAGCGGTTCGCCGAGCCGGTCCTGATCAACAACGAGGTCACGCGGTCCATCGAGCGGCTCAATCCACTGGCCCCGTTGCACAACCCCGCCGCCGTGCTCGGCATCCGCGCCATCACGGAGAAATGGCCGCAACTGCCGCAGGTGGCCGTGTTCGACACCGCCTACCACCGCACCCTGCCGGAGAAGGCCTGGCGCTACGCCGTCCCGGACTGGCTCTACACACGCCATGGCATCCGCCGCTACGGCTTCCACGGCACCAGTCACCAGTACGTCGCGGCCCGCGCGGCCGCGCTGCTGGGTGAGGCGCCGGACGAGTTCAACGGCGTCATCCTGCACCTCGGCAACGGCGCCTCCGCCACGGCGGTCAAGGGCGGGGCCTCGGTGGACACGTCCATGGGCTTCACCCCGCTGGAAGGCCTCGTGATGGGCACCCGTTCCGGCGACATCGACCCGTCCATCCTCGTGTTCCTCGGACGCCAGGGCCTGGACGCGGACGCGCTGGACGATCTGCTCAACCGCGAATCGGGGCTTCTGGGCCTGGGCGGCTCCAATGACATGCGGACGCTCGTGGACGCCGCCGAAGCCGTGGGCGACGACGACGCCACCTCCTCCGGCGTCGATCCCCTGCGCGCTCGGCGGGCGCTCGAGGTGGCCGCCTACCGCCTGGCGAAGTACGTGGGCGCGTACCACGTGGCCGTCGGCGGGGCGCAGGCGATCGTGTTCACGGCCGGGATCGGGGAGAACTCCTCGCCGTTCCGCGCGCTGGTCTGCGAGCAGCTCGGGGCGCTGGGGATCGAGCTCGACCCGGAACTCAACGCCGTGCGCTCCAAGGAGCCGCGGGTCATCTCCACTGCGGCGTCGCGGATCCCGGTGCTCGTGATCCCCACCAACGAGGAGCAGGCGATCGCCGAGGCCACGGCGGAGGTCGTCGCGGGCTGA
- the pta gene encoding phosphate acetyltransferase: MFTGIYVTATSTGSGKSVVALGLAEALYRRAGRIGYFRPVVPGDTPDHDPMVELIRTRYHLDPAVCRAGLTLKEARRLVAEGRREEISTRCVQVFSEVSALCDVVIVEGSDLSGADSAVEFDLNAQLAKDLGCPVVAVVSGKDLNPEEIADAVDVVRAELSAVHADLLMVMVNRADPDQVDEVRAAIRPGDLKRPVYVLEERPEMARPTTGEISAALGLQLLAGTADMEREVAGVKVAAMSLGNFIGALEPGDLVIAPGDRADILAGVLASTQSPDFPVPSGVVLSGGLMPDPHILPLLAGAPFPFFAHPEDTYHTATAVSGVRSEISTGNSRKVASALGEWSRQVDEDEIFERFNLSRPASMTPLRFLHQLIGRAQADRRHVVLPEGTDLRILRAAEILRRRDVCELTILGNEAAVRELAAAHGVSLDGITLVDPATSELRQRFAEEYARLRAHKGVDLAKALETMLDVSYFGTMMVQLGIVDGMVSGAAHTTAHTIRPALEFVKTRPGVAIVSSVFLMLMQDRVLAYGDCAVNPEPTAEQLADIALASAETARQFGVDPRVAMLSYSTGGSGTGATVDKVRAATELVRERKPDLAVEGPIQYDAAVDAAIAAAKLPGSDVAGQATVFIFPDLNTGNNTYKAVQQSSGAVAVGPVLQGLNKPVNDLSRGCTVEDIVNTVAITAVQAQSVAAPSPAASQEN, translated from the coding sequence ATGTTCACAGGAATCTACGTCACCGCCACCTCCACGGGATCGGGCAAATCCGTGGTGGCTCTCGGCCTGGCCGAGGCCCTCTACCGCCGGGCGGGACGGATCGGGTACTTCCGGCCCGTGGTCCCCGGCGACACCCCGGACCACGACCCCATGGTCGAGCTGATCCGCACGCGCTACCACCTGGATCCCGCCGTCTGCCGGGCCGGTCTCACGCTCAAGGAGGCCCGACGCCTGGTGGCCGAGGGTCGCCGCGAGGAGATCAGCACCCGGTGCGTGCAGGTGTTCAGCGAAGTCTCCGCCCTGTGCGATGTGGTGATCGTGGAGGGTTCAGACCTCTCCGGCGCCGACTCCGCCGTCGAATTCGACCTCAACGCCCAGCTGGCCAAGGATCTCGGCTGTCCCGTCGTGGCCGTGGTGAGCGGCAAGGACCTCAACCCGGAGGAGATCGCGGATGCGGTGGACGTGGTCCGCGCAGAGCTCTCCGCCGTGCACGCCGACCTCCTGATGGTGATGGTCAACCGCGCGGACCCGGACCAGGTGGACGAGGTGCGGGCCGCGATCCGTCCCGGTGACCTGAAGCGGCCCGTCTACGTCCTGGAGGAACGGCCCGAGATGGCCCGTCCCACCACCGGCGAGATCTCCGCGGCCCTGGGCCTCCAGTTGCTCGCGGGCACCGCGGACATGGAACGCGAAGTCGCCGGGGTCAAGGTGGCCGCCATGAGCCTCGGCAACTTCATCGGCGCCCTGGAGCCCGGCGATCTGGTGATCGCCCCCGGCGACCGGGCCGACATCCTGGCTGGCGTGCTCGCCTCCACGCAGTCGCCCGACTTCCCGGTGCCGTCCGGCGTGGTCCTCAGCGGCGGCCTCATGCCGGACCCGCACATCCTGCCGCTGCTGGCCGGCGCCCCGTTCCCGTTCTTCGCCCACCCTGAGGACACCTATCACACGGCCACGGCTGTCTCCGGGGTGCGCAGCGAGATCTCGACGGGCAACAGCCGCAAGGTGGCCTCGGCCCTCGGCGAGTGGTCCCGCCAGGTGGACGAGGATGAGATCTTCGAGCGTTTCAACCTGAGCCGCCCGGCGTCGATGACCCCGCTGCGCTTCCTCCACCAACTGATCGGCCGCGCCCAGGCGGACCGCCGCCACGTGGTGCTGCCGGAGGGCACGGACCTGCGGATCCTGCGGGCCGCTGAGATCCTGCGCCGCCGCGATGTCTGCGAGCTGACCATCCTCGGCAACGAGGCCGCGGTCCGTGAGCTGGCCGCGGCGCACGGCGTCTCCCTGGACGGCATCACGCTGGTGGACCCGGCCACGAGTGAGCTGCGTCAGCGGTTCGCCGAGGAGTACGCCCGGCTCCGCGCTCACAAGGGCGTGGACCTCGCCAAGGCCCTCGAGACCATGCTGGACGTCAGCTACTTCGGCACCATGATGGTGCAGCTGGGCATCGTGGACGGCATGGTCTCCGGCGCCGCGCACACCACCGCGCACACCATCCGGCCGGCGCTCGAGTTCGTGAAGACCCGGCCGGGCGTGGCGATCGTGTCCTCGGTGTTCCTCATGCTCATGCAGGACCGCGTCCTCGCCTACGGCGACTGCGCCGTGAACCCGGAGCCCACGGCCGAACAGCTCGCGGACATCGCGCTGGCCTCGGCCGAGACGGCCCGGCAGTTCGGGGTGGACCCGCGCGTGGCGATGCTCAGCTACTCCACCGGCGGCTCCGGCACCGGCGCGACCGTGGACAAGGTGCGGGCCGCGACGGAACTGGTGCGGGAGCGCAAGCCTGACCTCGCCGTCGAGGGTCCCATCCAGTACGACGCCGCCGTGGACGCCGCGATCGCCGCGGCCAAGCTGCCGGGATCGGATGTGGCCGGTCAGGCGACGGTGTTCATCTTCCCGGACCTCAACACCGGCAACAACACGTACAAGGCCGTGCAGCAGTCCTCCGGCGCGGTCGCCGTCGGGCCGGTGCTGCAGGGCCTGAACAAGCCCGTCAACGACCTCTCGCGCGGCTGCACGGTGGAGGACATCGTCAACACCGTCGCCATCACCGCCGTCCAGGCCCAGAGCGTCGCCGCGCCGTCGCCCGCCGCATCCCAGGAGAACTGA
- a CDS encoding DUF1801 domain-containing protein: protein MLFSKKGDDAALAKLREAPAPYAELGERLHAIIRENAPSLEPVVRWGLPFYVRNGEDICYIKTGKNYLAFGFGESVNPAFQEGASMHPIVWNITSLDAETEATLAALIRTAAG, encoded by the coding sequence ATGTTGTTCAGCAAGAAGGGCGACGACGCCGCTCTCGCCAAACTCCGGGAAGCCCCCGCGCCGTACGCGGAACTCGGCGAGCGGCTGCACGCCATCATCCGCGAGAACGCCCCCTCCCTGGAACCGGTGGTCCGCTGGGGTCTGCCGTTCTACGTCCGGAACGGCGAGGACATCTGCTACATCAAGACCGGCAAGAACTACCTCGCCTTCGGCTTCGGCGAATCCGTGAACCCGGCCTTCCAGGAGGGCGCCTCAATGCACCCGATCGTCTGGAACATCACGTCCCTCGACGCGGAAACGGAAGCCACCCTCGCGGCCCTGATCCGCACGGCGGCCGGCTGA
- a CDS encoding DMP19 family protein has product MTSKQLPVVLFKESLEAGPDEVVDGNVTVVNAMYQELLGQEEIAEDALRSYYVDFYLTQALGGGFAQYVFTATDREEIDAYVRGGLEAMGAKAHLDLFDRTAAAFEALSEDEVDAYLDGDAEDEDSEVSDAVLAQEELDNEFEALLETEDLMELNGAWLRGLEGLLVVDEDGLDAVIDERLATVEDLEERRAQAEAASLEDMPDFEIIIRELCDVAEVELEKITLGDPNFVYEAETVVAWHFLADGEEYIMVELEDEALMLRPESLEVVAAVEIEEIDDDELEPAGAEA; this is encoded by the coding sequence ATGACCAGCAAGCAGCTCCCCGTTGTCCTTTTCAAGGAAAGCCTTGAAGCCGGCCCCGATGAAGTGGTGGACGGCAACGTCACCGTGGTCAATGCCATGTACCAGGAGCTCCTGGGCCAGGAGGAGATCGCCGAGGACGCCCTCCGCAGCTACTACGTGGACTTCTACCTGACCCAGGCCCTGGGCGGCGGCTTCGCCCAGTACGTCTTCACGGCCACGGATCGCGAAGAGATCGACGCCTACGTCCGCGGCGGCCTCGAAGCCATGGGCGCGAAGGCCCACCTGGACCTCTTCGACCGCACCGCCGCGGCCTTCGAAGCCCTCAGCGAGGACGAGGTCGACGCCTACCTGGACGGCGACGCCGAGGATGAGGACAGCGAAGTCAGCGACGCCGTCCTGGCCCAGGAGGAGCTCGACAACGAATTCGAGGCGCTCCTGGAGACCGAGGACCTGATGGAGCTCAACGGCGCTTGGCTGCGGGGCCTCGAAGGCCTGCTGGTGGTGGACGAGGACGGCCTGGACGCCGTGATCGACGAGCGCCTGGCCACCGTCGAGGACCTCGAGGAGCGCCGTGCTCAGGCCGAGGCCGCCTCCCTGGAGGACATGCCCGATTTCGAGATCATCATCCGCGAACTCTGCGACGTCGCCGAGGTGGAGCTGGAGAAGATCACCCTCGGCGACCCCAACTTCGTCTACGAGGCCGAGACCGTGGTGGCCTGGCACTTCCTGGCCGACGGCGAGGAGTACATCATGGTGGAGCTGGAGGACGAGGCCCTCATGCTCCGGCCGGAGTCGCTCGAGGTCGTGGCCGCGGTCGAGATCGAGGAGATCGACGACGACGAGCTGGAACCCGCCGGCGCCGAGGCCTGA
- a CDS encoding pentapeptide repeat-containing protein, whose protein sequence is MAQTRKNRPAAPRAAAPDLPAHLGEVDGLRRYDEVSESAVLGLSGDVDASHAHLSECVIRDAQLDRLDLTGATLTDLDVEDLQVTELVLRNARLRRVRMSGGRIGTLDLSGAEVDSLELRDVRIDYLGLNGAEGNDVVVAGCRLRTLDVPLAKLKRVAFRDSGAEDVDSRDLDATDVDLRGLDARVFTSVTGLRGATLTETQVRELAVQMALQAGIDVKEG, encoded by the coding sequence ATGGCACAGACGAGGAAGAACCGCCCCGCCGCACCCCGGGCCGCGGCCCCGGACCTGCCCGCTCATCTCGGCGAGGTGGACGGGCTGCGGCGCTACGACGAGGTCTCGGAGAGCGCCGTGCTCGGACTGTCCGGGGACGTCGACGCGTCCCACGCTCACCTCAGTGAATGCGTGATCCGGGACGCCCAGCTGGACCGTCTGGACCTCACCGGCGCCACCCTGACGGACCTCGACGTCGAGGATCTGCAGGTCACCGAACTCGTGCTCCGGAACGCGCGGCTGCGCCGCGTGCGGATGAGCGGCGGCAGGATCGGCACGCTGGACCTCTCGGGCGCGGAGGTGGACAGCCTGGAACTGCGGGACGTCAGGATCGACTACCTGGGCCTGAACGGCGCCGAGGGCAACGACGTCGTCGTGGCGGGCTGCCGGCTCCGCACCCTCGACGTGCCGCTGGCGAAGCTCAAGCGCGTCGCGTTCCGGGACAGCGGCGCCGAGGACGTGGACAGCCGCGACCTGGACGCCACCGACGTCGACCTCCGCGGCCTGGACGCCCGCGTCTTCACCTCGGTGACCGGGCTCCGCGGCGCCACCCTGACGGAGACCCAGGTGCGGGAGCTCGCCGTGCAGATGGCGCTCCAGGCCGGGATCGACGTGAAGGAGGGCTGA
- a CDS encoding MarR family winged helix-turn-helix transcriptional regulator — translation MTERGRQDTEGWEGRIPAADIARAWEREVPGIPVRSIPVITTLWRTGKVFSDDRQRTLRRLGLDAATLDLLSTLRRAGSPYRLTTRELAARTLVSAGAISQRVARAEKDGFVLRKPSAEGRRAVTVELTEAGHEVLIPAVRQLLDHEESLVAPLSDAEQAQLVFLLEKLHGGLLASGGDGPSADSR, via the coding sequence GTGACTGAACGAGGCCGCCAGGATACCGAAGGCTGGGAAGGACGCATCCCCGCCGCGGACATCGCGCGAGCGTGGGAGCGCGAGGTGCCCGGGATTCCCGTTCGGTCCATCCCCGTCATCACCACGCTGTGGCGGACGGGGAAAGTGTTTTCGGACGACCGCCAACGGACGCTGCGGCGCCTGGGGCTCGACGCCGCCACTCTCGATCTGCTCTCGACACTGCGCCGCGCGGGATCCCCGTACCGGTTGACCACTCGCGAGCTGGCCGCTCGGACCTTGGTCAGCGCGGGGGCCATCTCCCAGCGGGTGGCACGGGCCGAGAAGGACGGGTTTGTTCTCCGGAAGCCGTCCGCCGAGGGGCGTCGTGCGGTCACGGTGGAGCTGACGGAGGCAGGGCACGAAGTGCTCATCCCCGCCGTCCGGCAACTGCTCGACCACGAGGAGTCGCTGGTGGCGCCGCTGAGCGATGCCGAACAGGCTCAGCTGGTGTTCCTCCTGGAAAAGCTGCATGGCGGGCTCCTCGCTTCGGGCGGGGACGGCCCGTCAGCCGACAGCCGATGA
- a CDS encoding SDR family NAD(P)-dependent oxidoreductase yields the protein MARQIVITGGTSGIGAAIARRFVADGDVVTLTGRDPERVRSVAAELGARGEVCDITSAASVEAFAATLDAPLDVVIAMAGGNAEPDRDEGQEPLSAVALADAAWTANLRTNTIGTALTVTALLPKLRAGGAIIMVSSIGAEYASGPYGASKAAVAAWTAGLSAQVGPDGITVNTIAPGYIEDTAFFGDTMTEQRRQRLIDATHTKRPGRPEDVAGLAFFLAGPDSRHITGQTIHVNGGAHTTR from the coding sequence ATGGCTCGGCAGATCGTCATCACCGGGGGAACCAGCGGTATCGGCGCCGCGATCGCGCGCCGGTTCGTCGCCGACGGCGACGTCGTCACCCTCACCGGAAGGGACCCCGAGCGGGTCCGGAGCGTCGCCGCAGAACTCGGCGCGCGCGGAGAAGTCTGCGACATCACCTCAGCCGCATCCGTCGAGGCGTTCGCAGCGACCCTCGACGCTCCCCTCGACGTCGTGATCGCCATGGCGGGCGGCAATGCCGAACCGGACCGGGACGAAGGTCAGGAGCCTCTCAGCGCGGTCGCACTCGCGGACGCCGCCTGGACCGCGAACCTGCGCACCAACACGATTGGAACCGCCCTCACGGTGACAGCCCTCCTGCCGAAGCTCCGGGCGGGAGGAGCCATCATCATGGTCAGCAGCATCGGCGCCGAATACGCCTCCGGACCCTACGGCGCCTCCAAGGCCGCGGTCGCCGCCTGGACCGCCGGGCTGTCCGCTCAGGTCGGCCCCGACGGCATCACGGTGAACACCATCGCTCCGGGCTATATCGAGGACACCGCGTTCTTCGGCGACACCATGACGGAACAGCGCCGTCAGCGCCTGATCGACGCGACGCACACCAAGCGTCCCGGGCGGCCGGAGGACGTCGCCGGGCTGGCGTTCTTCCTGGCCGGACCCGACTCCCGTCACATCACCGGGCAGACCATCCATGTGAATGGAGGCGCCCACACCACCCGCTGA